A genomic region of Metopolophium dirhodum isolate CAU chromosome 1, ASM1992520v1, whole genome shotgun sequence contains the following coding sequences:
- the LOC132932794 gene encoding uncharacterized protein LOC132932794, with protein MITEFHITVRPILFVSKCMGLIDISYTVEPSGLLVQNKNSNFHALLEIARMIVLLVCTYIYFNEYGTEFHILRIISIVQFWNAIVAARLSTILMIKCINGIIEFDRKITLHSTNLLIPQRSWTKTHWNTILISLFTYFIGFKCLQIYFCSLQMRSITFLIHHVLFTAPFVMDYVVTISSCFFLQNMYVRFQTLNDLWKCLPADLVPISDQWTHIKIVVFMENMRLLHAELCDLLKMFTLGYGPMLLSLFIFSFINMILSIYINFSHILLSSVHSNNHSLQIVALLVHVQIVTFLISIVILVSFINEKRLKMISCLRLYRISNLHFDIKRQIKMFMNQISVCASDQISAFGFFDINLNLVTSILVLLISGIITLIQMKDHPMILKLNNDTYSLFQKLRTRN; from the exons ATGATCACTGAATTCCACATAACCGTAAGACCCATTTTATTTGTATCCAAGTGTATGGGGTTAATTGATATTTCATATACCGTGGAACCTTCTGGATTATTGGTtcagaataaaaattcaaattttcatgCATTACTAGAAATAGCACGTATGATTGTGTTGTTGGTATGcacttacatatattttaatgaatacggGACAGAATTTCATATACTTCGAATTATAAGTATTGTTCAATTTTGGAATGCCATTGTCGCAGCCAGGCTATCAACAATATTAATGatcaa atgtATTAATGGAATCATTGAGTTTGATCGAAAAATTACACTACATTCAACAAATTTGCTAATCCCACAGCGTTCATGGACAAAAACACATTGGAAtacgattttaatttcattgttcACATACTTTATTGGATTTAAATGCTTACAGATTTATTTCTGTTCCCTTCAAATGAGAAGCATTACATTCTTAATACACCATGTATTATTCACTGCACCATTTGTCATGGATTATGTAGTGACGATATCGTCATGTTTCTTTCTTCAAAATATGTATGTCAGATTCCAGACGTTAAACGATCTTTGGAAATGTCTACCTGCCGACTTAGTCCCCATCTCCGACCAATGGACACACATCAAAATTGTGGTTTTTATGGAAAACATGCGGCTGTTACACGCTGAACTTTGCgatttgttgaaaatgtttactCTAGGTTACGGCCCAATGCTTTTGAGTTTGTTTATATTCAGTTTTATCAATAtgattttaagtatatatataaattttagccatatattattatccagcGTACATTCAAACAATCATTCTTTACAAATAGTAGCGCTACTGGTCCACGTACaaattgtaacatttttgaTATCTATTGTCATTCTTGTATCATTCATTAATGAGAAG cgATTGAAAATGATATCATGTCTAAGATTATATCGAATTTCAAATTTACACTTTGACATAAAACGacag atcaaaatgtttatgaatcaaATATCAGTTTGTGCTTCGGACCAAATTTCGGCATTTGGGTTTTTTGATATCAATTTAAATCTCGTTACATCT ATACTGGTATTATTGATTAGTGGAATAATCACTTTAATACAGATGAAAGATCACCCAatgatattgaaattaaataatgacaCTTATTCCTTATTTCAGAAGTTACGTaccagaaattaa